In one window of Phycisphaerales bacterium DNA:
- the arfB gene encoding alternative ribosome rescue aminoacyl-tRNA hydrolase ArfB: protein MSTPSDPQPVPDEPAEAGEAIVLAPGATVPPSALRFRQSPASGPGGQNVNRRHTRAELRVGILDIRMPVRARKRLRDLAGDRMTADGTLILICERTRSARRNQEECLERLKDLCREAMAEPKRRIATRRTRGSNERRLKAKRENAERKRRREGPGREG from the coding sequence ATGTCGACACCTTCGGACCCCCAACCAGTTCCCGATGAGCCGGCAGAAGCCGGCGAAGCTATCGTCCTGGCGCCAGGCGCCACCGTACCCCCATCGGCCCTGCGATTTCGCCAGAGCCCTGCCTCGGGCCCGGGCGGGCAGAACGTCAATCGCCGGCACACGCGGGCGGAGCTTCGGGTCGGCATTCTGGACATCCGCATGCCGGTGCGGGCACGAAAGCGACTACGCGACCTTGCCGGCGATCGCATGACGGCCGACGGCACTCTGATTCTGATCTGTGAGCGAACCCGGTCTGCCCGGCGCAACCAGGAAGAGTGCCTTGAACGCCTCAAGGACCTGTGCCGCGAAGCGATGGCGGAACCCAAACGCCGGATCGCCACCCGCCGGACCAGGGGCTCGAACGAGCGACGTCTGAAGGCCAAGCGGGAAAACGCCGAACGAAAGCGGCGGCGTGAGGGGCCGGGTCGCGAAGGCTGA